A stretch of the Polaribacter pacificus genome encodes the following:
- the scpA gene encoding methylmalonyl-CoA mutase — protein sequence MSRKNIQNIKLRTSTKRNDISFNHEGFVAGIAPFLRGPYSTMYVRRPWTIRQYAGFSTAEESNAFYRRNLAAGQKGLSVAFDLATHRGYDSDHDRVQGDVGKAGVAIDSVEDMKILFDQIPLDQMSVSMTMNGAVLPILAFYIVAAEEQGVKPNQLTGTIQNDILKEFMVRNTYIYPPSPSMKIIADIFEYTSNYMSKFNSISISGYHMQEAGATAEIELAYTLADGLEYLRKGIEAGMDIDSFAPRLSFFWAIGMDHFREIAKMRAARMLWAKIVKQFNPKNEKSLALRTHCQTSGWSLTEQDPFNNVARTTIEAMAAAFGGTQSLHTNALDEAIALPTDFSARIARNTQIYLQDETNITKTVDPWAGSYQIEKLTEDIANAAWKLIEEVEVLGGMTKAIEKGIPKMRIEEAAAKKQAKIDSGQDVIVGVNKYQLKKEDPLHILEVDNEAVRKSQIERLQALKSKRNTEEAQKSLVALTEAAKQSLNAKGSNTPADKNLLALAVEAARKRATLGEISDALEEVFGRHKAVHKTISGVYSKEIKDDALFKKAMDLANTFAKLEGRRPRIMIAKLGQDGHDRGAKVVATGYADLGFDVDIGPLFQTPKEAVKQAVENDVHILGISSLAAGHKTLVPQVIAGLKEYGRDDIMVIVGGVIPAQDYQFLFDAGAVGVFGPGTKIAQAAIDLLNILIESVNE from the coding sequence ATGAGTAGAAAAAACATCCAAAACATAAAGCTAAGAACAAGTACTAAACGCAACGATATATCTTTTAATCATGAAGGTTTTGTTGCCGGAATTGCTCCTTTTTTACGTGGACCATACAGCACAATGTATGTAAGAAGACCCTGGACAATTAGACAATATGCAGGATTTTCAACTGCCGAAGAAAGCAATGCTTTTTACCGTAGAAATCTTGCTGCTGGGCAAAAAGGCTTGTCGGTTGCTTTTGATTTGGCTACACACAGAGGTTATGATTCTGATCACGATAGAGTTCAAGGAGACGTTGGTAAAGCAGGGGTTGCCATAGATTCTGTAGAAGACATGAAAATTTTATTTGATCAGATTCCGCTAGATCAAATGTCAGTTTCGATGACGATGAATGGTGCTGTTTTACCCATCTTAGCATTTTATATTGTTGCTGCAGAAGAACAAGGAGTTAAACCTAATCAACTAACGGGAACCATTCAGAATGACATTCTAAAAGAGTTTATGGTGAGAAACACCTATATCTACCCACCAAGCCCTTCTATGAAAATTATTGCTGATATCTTTGAGTACACCAGCAATTATATGTCTAAATTTAATTCAATATCTATTTCTGGATATCACATGCAAGAAGCTGGTGCCACAGCAGAGATAGAATTAGCTTATACCTTGGCTGATGGATTGGAATACCTAAGAAAAGGAATAGAAGCAGGTATGGATATAGACAGTTTCGCTCCGCGTTTGTCTTTCTTCTGGGCCATTGGTATGGATCATTTTAGAGAAATTGCAAAAATGAGAGCTGCACGAATGCTTTGGGCTAAAATAGTAAAGCAGTTTAATCCTAAAAACGAAAAATCACTAGCACTAAGGACCCATTGCCAAACAAGTGGTTGGAGTTTAACAGAGCAGGACCCTTTTAACAATGTAGCTAGAACCACCATTGAAGCCATGGCTGCTGCTTTTGGAGGTACTCAGAGTCTGCACACAAATGCCTTGGATGAAGCCATTGCGCTGCCTACAGATTTCTCGGCTAGAATAGCAAGGAATACTCAAATTTACCTTCAAGATGAAACCAACATTACGAAAACAGTCGACCCTTGGGCAGGAAGCTATCAAATTGAAAAACTAACTGAGGACATTGCCAATGCTGCTTGGAAGCTGATAGAAGAAGTCGAAGTGCTTGGTGGAATGACAAAAGCCATCGAAAAAGGAATTCCAAAAATGAGAATTGAAGAAGCCGCAGCAAAAAAACAAGCCAAAATAGATAGTGGTCAAGATGTAATTGTTGGGGTTAATAAATATCAATTAAAAAAGGAAGACCCCTTACACATTTTAGAAGTTGACAATGAGGCTGTCCGCAAATCCCAAATTGAAAGATTACAAGCTTTAAAATCTAAAAGAAATACAGAAGAAGCTCAAAAATCTTTAGTAGCTTTGACTGAAGCCGCTAAACAAAGTTTAAATGCAAAGGGTTCAAATACTCCTGCAGACAAAAACTTATTAGCATTGGCTGTTGAAGCAGCAAGAAAAAGAGCCACTTTGGGTGAAATTTCAGATGCTTTAGAAGAAGTTTTTGGTCGTCATAAGGCCGTTCATAAAACCATCTCTGGCGTGTATAGTAAAGAAATTAAAGACGATGCTTTGTTTAAAAAAGCGATGGACTTGGCGAATACGTTTGCAAAACTCGAAGGTAGACGCCCAAGAATCATGATTGCCAAACTAGGCCAAGATGGGCACGATAGAGGTGCAAAAGTTGTAGCCACTGGTTACGCAGATTTAGGCTTTGATGTTGATATTGGACCTTTATTCCAAACACCAAAAGAAGCTGTAAAACAAGCTGTAGAAAACGATGTACACATTTTAGGGATATCATCCTTAGCTGCTGGGCATAAAACATTAGTCCCACAGGTTATCGCTGGGCTAAAAGAATATGGCAGAGACGATATTATGGTCATCGTTGGAGGTGTGATTCCTGCTCAAGATTATCAGTTTTTATTTGATGCAGGAGCCGTAGGAGTTTTTGGACCAGGCACAAAAATAGCTCAAGCTGCAATTGACTTATTAAACATTCTAATTGAGAGTGTAAACGAGTAA
- a CDS encoding methylmalonyl-CoA mutase subunit beta, with protein sequence MSTNLFEQFEATSAAAWKQKIQVDLKGDDYNESLLWKTDEGITVKPFYTKEDRTNAEFPMTPFDANICQSIYVDNEKIANQLAVDALNRGANSIEFKASKVFDPKTLLLGIDLQKTTLYFRLDWLDASFVNSLANFCNSKHCYFDIDIIAKLAASGNWFDSLNNDHSALESIVQNKSNSICINAGTYQNAGATSSQELAYALAHANEYLNYFGATSAAQFHFKFSVGGNYFFEIAKLRAFRMLWSALLNEHEAEQTEAHISCQPSLRNKTIYDYNVNMLRTTSECMSAILGGANTVLNTPYDLLFHKSNEFGERIARNQLLILQKECQLTNANTIADGAYYIESLSVQLAEKALAIFKTIETGGGFLRQLKQGTIQRKIEESALKEQDRFNNGSLVLIGSNKQENKTDLMKQDLALYPFVKTAHKKTLIAPIIAKRLAETYEKNRLDNE encoded by the coding sequence ATGAGCACTAATTTATTTGAACAATTTGAAGCCACATCAGCAGCTGCTTGGAAACAAAAAATACAAGTAGATCTTAAAGGTGATGATTATAACGAAAGTTTGCTTTGGAAAACAGATGAAGGCATCACGGTTAAACCATTCTACACCAAAGAGGACCGCACTAATGCTGAGTTTCCTATGACTCCTTTTGATGCTAATATCTGTCAATCAATTTATGTCGACAATGAAAAAATAGCCAATCAACTTGCGGTAGATGCCTTAAACAGAGGCGCCAATTCTATTGAATTTAAGGCTTCAAAGGTTTTTGATCCAAAAACACTTTTACTAGGAATAGATCTTCAAAAAACAACACTTTATTTTCGTTTAGATTGGTTAGATGCTAGCTTTGTAAACAGTCTTGCTAATTTTTGTAATTCTAAACACTGTTATTTTGACATCGATATTATTGCAAAACTCGCAGCCAGCGGTAATTGGTTTGATTCTCTAAACAATGATCATTCAGCCCTAGAAAGCATTGTACAAAACAAGAGTAATAGTATTTGTATCAATGCTGGTACATACCAGAATGCAGGAGCAACTAGTAGTCAAGAATTGGCTTATGCTTTAGCTCACGCTAATGAATACTTAAATTATTTTGGTGCAACATCAGCAGCGCAATTTCATTTCAAATTTTCTGTTGGTGGAAATTACTTTTTTGAAATCGCAAAATTAAGAGCTTTTAGAATGCTTTGGTCTGCTTTATTAAATGAGCACGAGGCTGAACAAACTGAAGCCCATATTAGCTGCCAACCTAGCCTACGCAACAAAACTATTTATGATTATAATGTTAATATGCTAAGGACTACATCAGAGTGCATGAGCGCCATTTTAGGTGGAGCAAACACAGTACTGAATACGCCTTATGATCTGCTTTTTCACAAATCAAATGAGTTTGGAGAGCGTATTGCTAGAAATCAACTGTTAATTTTACAAAAAGAATGTCAGTTAACAAATGCCAATACAATAGCTGATGGTGCTTATTATATAGAAAGTTTAAGTGTTCAACTAGCAGAAAAAGCCTTGGCTATTTTTAAAACCATAGAAACAGGAGGTGGCTTTTTAAGGCAATTAAAACAAGGTACCATTCAACGTAAGATTGAAGAAAGTGCTTTAAAAGAACAAGATCGATTTAACAATGGTAGTTTGGTTTTAATTGGAAGCAACAAACAAGAAAACAAAACTGATTTAATGAAGCAGGACTTAGCCTTATATCCTTTTGTTAAAACTGCACATAAAAAAACACTGATTGCTCCAATTATTGCTAAAAGATTGGCAGAAACTTACGAAAAAAACAGATTGGACAATGAATAA
- a CDS encoding FtsB family cell division protein has product MNFKQLKEHRIVKITTNKYVLILTAFIVWMLFFDENSYLVHREFNKEVNELEEAINFYKSKIKEDQLIIRDLQDSLQLEKFAREQYLMKKKNEDIFIIEFDTLEK; this is encoded by the coding sequence ATGAATTTCAAACAACTAAAAGAACATCGAATTGTAAAAATCACCACCAATAAGTACGTGTTGATTTTAACTGCTTTTATAGTATGGATGCTCTTTTTTGATGAAAATTCATACCTTGTTCACAGAGAGTTTAACAAAGAAGTAAATGAATTAGAAGAAGCAATAAATTTCTACAAATCAAAAATCAAAGAAGACCAACTGATTATTAGAGATTTACAAGATTCTTTACAGCTGGAAAAATTTGCTAGAGAACAATATTTAATGAAGAAAAAAAACGAAGATATTTTTATCATCGAATTTGATACCCTTGAAAAATAA
- the udk gene encoding uridine kinase: protein MLIIGIAGGTGSGKTTVVNQIVQELPTDEVCVIRQDSYYNATDNLSYEDRTKINFDHPRAIDFDLMVAHLTALKAGEIVDQPVYSFVTHNRTKDIIKTHPRKVLILEGILIFNSERIRDLCDIKVFVHADADERLIRRIKRDINERGRDIEEVLTRYQTTLKPMHQQFIEPTKNFADIIIPNDRYNTVAVDIVRTVISNRL from the coding sequence ATGCTTATAATTGGAATTGCAGGAGGAACTGGAAGTGGAAAAACCACAGTTGTCAATCAAATTGTGCAAGAATTACCCACTGATGAAGTTTGCGTAATTCGTCAAGATTCTTATTACAATGCAACAGATAATTTGAGTTATGAGGATCGAACAAAAATTAACTTTGATCACCCTAGAGCTATTGATTTTGATTTAATGGTCGCGCACTTAACTGCTTTAAAGGCTGGAGAGATTGTTGATCAACCTGTCTATTCTTTTGTCACCCATAACAGAACAAAAGACATTATTAAAACCCACCCCAGAAAAGTATTGATTTTAGAAGGGATTTTAATCTTTAACAGTGAACGTATTAGAGATTTATGTGACATTAAGGTATTTGTGCATGCTGATGCAGATGAGCGTTTGATTCGAAGAATTAAAAGAGATATCAATGAACGTGGTAGAGATATTGAAGAAGTATTAACTCGCTACCAGACCACCCTTAAACCTATGCATCAACAATTTATAGAACCTACCAAAAATTTCGCCGACATTATCATTCCAAATGATCGTTACAATACAGTCGCTGTTGACATTGTTAGAACAGTTATTAGCAATCGCCTGTAA
- a CDS encoding PAS domain-containing hybrid sensor histidine kinase/response regulator, which yields MKKLIDLKEEFYALFQDHPYLHEWLTNDVLYGVWYCNLENLNEFFINDSFKKTLKFSISIDQDSTEMLAKSLILKEKKKIDKQFESCQKGLAEDFDILLQFKDSQNGIKPLRAVGKVILDQSGKKKGVVVKFLKPKEVSDGNNDLIEKVHALQKLQSIYDETNEIARVGGWEVDLITGSVTWTKVTKDIHEVDKEYEPDVSTGVNFYKEGYYRDLISKLVNEAIENGASFDTELKIITAKGNEIWVRSFGKPEFENGKCIRIYGAFQDINDKKKRELEMKETNERFEKIFTNSSLGILLVNSDNEILMVNDVVQKIFGFKQSKKDTVLKLILKDLLHPDYIDQARLNRKKLLAGKINSYKTEAKYFSESGEIIWCATNTSMVRGHGNTDDLIIIQVEDITNRKELEQLAVENSNKFINAFEYSPNGMGVVSISGQWLMINKNLSQIIGYSKEELLQLRAKEITHKDDMYNDTEYLRELINQKRESYSVKKRYIHKNGKIVHCFLNVSLITDKYNKPVSVIGQVVDMTESIKSEKKLKKTLNDLQSLLDATTHVSIIETDLKGIARKFNKGAENLLGYNSDDVVGSLSIGVLHDPVEVTLRGVELSKEYNQEIKGFDVFTYKANLGEYDSSEWTYIRKNGERFPVQLVVTAIKNSEGKTTGYLGVATDISKLKEMETSLVKSKLKAETANKSKSEFLANMSHEIRTPLNGVIGFTDLLMRTQLSDIQKQYMHTVYNSANVLLDLLNDVLDFSKIEAGKLEISKDRTDLIQLCGQTIDIIRHQAHEKGLEVLLNIPPKTNRFIQADAVRLRQILTNLLGNAVKFTEVGEIELKITAQKNPKKEKEMLYEFSIRDTGVGIAPKNLKKIFSAFDQEDASTTRKYGGTGLGLTISNKLLHLMDSQLLVESKLGQGSTFSFVVSFEIEDQEKHLIAKQKSVKKVLVVDDNSNNRSILENMLAVDKIETTLVANGIDAIEVLEKGNPFDLAIIDYHMPYLNGLDLIRHLREKMSISGQELPIILLHSSGDDKKIHRECKNLDVKFSVVKPIQMNHLFELIGNIEDPLPEIKNEKPVEESVDLTQLTFNILVAEDNPVNKFLSKTIIQKILPKAKIHEADDGLEAVRLYQIKEIDLIFMDIQMPNMSGFEATEKIRSLEKSGEHLPIIALTARTVKGEKERCIENGMDDYITKPVVLDRMKKAIIEFLVTKK from the coding sequence ATGAAAAAGTTAATCGACTTAAAAGAAGAGTTTTATGCCTTGTTTCAAGATCATCCATATTTACATGAATGGTTAACAAATGATGTCTTGTACGGTGTATGGTATTGTAATTTAGAAAATTTGAATGAGTTTTTTATAAATGATTCATTTAAAAAAACATTAAAATTTTCTATTTCCATAGATCAAGACTCCACAGAAATGTTAGCGAAAAGCTTAATATTAAAAGAAAAGAAAAAAATAGATAAGCAATTTGAATCTTGCCAAAAAGGTCTTGCTGAAGATTTTGATATCCTATTGCAATTCAAAGATTCTCAAAACGGAATAAAGCCCCTAAGAGCTGTTGGAAAAGTTATTCTTGATCAATCAGGAAAGAAGAAAGGAGTTGTTGTAAAGTTTTTAAAACCTAAAGAAGTCAGTGATGGTAATAATGATTTGATAGAGAAAGTCCATGCTTTACAAAAACTGCAATCTATTTATGATGAAACTAATGAAATTGCAAGAGTAGGAGGCTGGGAAGTTGATTTAATTACTGGTTCGGTTACCTGGACAAAAGTAACAAAGGATATTCATGAAGTTGATAAAGAATATGAACCTGACGTTTCTACAGGTGTTAATTTTTATAAGGAGGGATATTATCGAGATTTGATATCAAAACTTGTAAATGAAGCGATAGAAAATGGGGCTTCTTTTGATACAGAGTTAAAAATTATTACTGCCAAAGGAAATGAAATTTGGGTTCGGTCTTTTGGTAAACCTGAATTTGAAAACGGAAAATGCATCAGAATATATGGGGCCTTTCAAGACATAAATGACAAAAAGAAGCGTGAGCTTGAAATGAAAGAAACCAATGAGCGTTTCGAAAAGATATTTACAAATTCATCTCTTGGAATTCTTCTTGTAAATTCTGATAATGAGATTTTAATGGTCAATGATGTCGTTCAGAAAATATTTGGTTTTAAACAATCGAAGAAAGACACAGTGTTAAAACTAATCCTTAAAGACTTGTTGCATCCTGATTATATTGATCAAGCTCGATTGAATAGAAAAAAACTTCTTGCAGGGAAAATTAATAGTTATAAGACAGAAGCTAAGTATTTTTCGGAAAGCGGAGAAATAATATGGTGTGCAACAAATACCTCTATGGTTAGAGGGCATGGCAATACTGATGATCTTATCATAATTCAGGTAGAAGATATTACCAACAGAAAAGAATTAGAACAGCTAGCCGTTGAAAATTCAAATAAGTTTATAAATGCATTTGAGTATTCTCCAAACGGGATGGGTGTTGTTTCTATAAGTGGACAATGGTTAATGATAAACAAAAACTTATCGCAGATTATTGGATACAGTAAAGAAGAGTTGTTGCAGCTTAGAGCTAAGGAAATCACTCATAAAGACGATATGTATAATGATACTGAATATTTGCGTGAGTTGATAAATCAAAAACGCGAATCTTACAGTGTTAAAAAGAGATACATTCATAAAAATGGTAAAATTGTACACTGTTTTTTAAACGTATCATTAATCACAGATAAATATAATAAGCCTGTTTCTGTAATTGGTCAAGTTGTGGATATGACAGAAAGTATAAAGTCAGAAAAAAAATTAAAAAAGACTCTAAATGATCTGCAAAGTCTTCTCGACGCGACTACACATGTTTCTATCATAGAAACTGATTTAAAAGGAATAGCACGTAAATTTAATAAGGGAGCAGAAAATTTACTAGGTTATAATTCTGATGACGTTGTCGGTTCTTTAAGTATTGGTGTCTTACATGATCCTGTAGAAGTTACCCTTAGAGGTGTTGAATTGTCAAAAGAATATAATCAAGAAATTAAAGGTTTTGATGTTTTTACCTATAAAGCAAACTTAGGAGAATATGATTCAAGTGAATGGACCTATATTAGAAAAAATGGAGAGCGATTTCCAGTTCAGCTTGTGGTAACGGCAATCAAAAATTCTGAAGGGAAAACTACTGGTTATTTAGGGGTTGCAACAGATATATCAAAATTAAAGGAAATGGAAACTTCTTTGGTGAAGTCTAAACTTAAAGCAGAAACAGCGAACAAATCAAAATCAGAATTCTTGGCTAATATGAGTCATGAGATAAGAACGCCATTAAATGGTGTGATTGGTTTTACTGATCTACTGATGAGAACCCAACTTTCTGATATTCAAAAACAATACATGCACACTGTTTATAATTCGGCCAATGTTTTATTGGATTTATTAAATGATGTACTTGATTTTTCAAAAATTGAAGCAGGGAAATTAGAAATTAGTAAAGATCGAACTGACCTTATTCAACTTTGTGGGCAAACGATTGATATTATCAGGCATCAAGCACATGAAAAAGGATTGGAAGTACTGTTAAATATACCACCAAAAACGAATAGATTTATACAGGCAGATGCTGTTCGTTTGCGTCAAATACTAACCAATCTACTAGGGAATGCTGTAAAATTTACTGAAGTAGGAGAAATAGAATTAAAGATAACAGCACAGAAAAATCCAAAAAAAGAAAAGGAAATGCTTTATGAGTTTTCTATTAGGGATACAGGTGTAGGTATAGCGCCTAAGAATTTGAAGAAAATTTTTTCTGCATTTGACCAAGAAGATGCATCTACAACTAGAAAATATGGAGGGACAGGTTTAGGTTTAACGATTAGTAATAAGCTACTTCATTTAATGGATAGCCAACTTTTGGTTGAGAGTAAACTGGGGCAAGGTAGTACTTTTTCTTTCGTAGTGAGTTTTGAAATAGAGGACCAGGAAAAACATCTTATAGCCAAGCAAAAAAGTGTTAAAAAGGTTTTAGTAGTTGATGATAACTCTAATAATAGAAGCATTTTAGAAAATATGTTGGCGGTGGATAAAATTGAAACAACATTAGTGGCCAACGGAATTGATGCGATTGAAGTCTTAGAAAAAGGAAATCCCTTTGATTTGGCTATTATAGATTACCATATGCCTTATTTAAATGGCCTTGATTTAATAAGGCACCTTAGAGAAAAAATGTCCATTTCTGGACAAGAGCTGCCTATTATCTTATTGCATAGCTCTGGTGATGATAAAAAAATACATAGAGAATGTAAGAATCTTGATGTAAAATTTAGTGTGGTCAAACCAATCCAGATGAATCATTTGTTTGAGTTGATTGGGAATATTGAAGATCCGTTACCTGAGATTAAAAATGAGAAACCCGTTGAAGAAAGTGTTGATTTAACTCAATTGACCTTTAATATATTGGTTGCAGAGGATAATCCAGTTAATAAGTTTCTATCGAAGACTATCATACAGAAAATCCTACCTAAGGCAAAAATTCATGAAGCTGATGATGGTCTTGAAGCTGTTAGGCTCTATCAAATAAAAGAAATTGATCTTATTTTTATGGATATCCAAATGCCAAATATGAGTGGTTTTGAAGCCACTGAAAAGATTAGGTCTTTAGAGAAGAGCGGAGAGCATTTGCCTATTATTGCGCTAACAGCAAGAACAGTTAAGGGAGAGAAAGAACGCTGTATAGAAAATGGGATGGATGATTATATTACCAAACCTGTGGTATTAGACCGAATGAAAAAAGCCATTATAGAATTTTTGGTTACAAAAAAATAA